One window of Phycisphaeraceae bacterium genomic DNA carries:
- a CDS encoding transglutaminase domain-containing protein: protein MKLKNVWKAPVLAMLGAGMAVAQTTPGKPSAPKAPDAPASNAPAPSSPANGTPTNGTPTSGTPTNNTPTNNTPHNRPGPSNPPGATNPTNGQVPGTTTPTGPGSTTPQNRPTTPTTGPVVTPEAGMQGAPPEWPKVTQGPYITTSVPKDWLLQIIVDLSSNGSINPALWVQSSTPFVFDSMTMVFPIVANASNSQVNISGVRSWLRFEGHDVMTGGFAKEWTAENPAPVLLRTMANGQLYPAGVMLGKWYWEKQNTQTKTVQLMIEIPSTSTRTFIDDAGACKVEWPKGPWPEIAAACFQPQMFIDCGIDPVTYEMKMYNMKPVQDAVREWTNGNPKAVTPHKLAKYLTHKVVHGMIPGRPDIYWGTLPQSILGLDLLGAPLALQTRQIGVKDMGTVLVACMREAGLPARLVYGYQAMQDVSDGNSLVHFASNDRFRCWVEYCLYDEAKKTVNWVPIDYQQFRFTSNAMGNLDEPWNYIGTLTYADSMVPVALQAFPPTTVMGYGYPALWGWVLMPGVPVNLGQQVTVSTSRAGTSPQNAKKNQGESNNPPNQVR from the coding sequence ATGAAGTTGAAGAATGTGTGGAAAGCACCGGTGCTCGCGATGCTTGGCGCTGGAATGGCCGTCGCGCAGACGACACCCGGAAAGCCGAGCGCTCCGAAAGCGCCGGACGCTCCGGCTTCGAACGCTCCTGCTCCCAGCAGTCCGGCCAACGGCACCCCCACCAACGGCACCCCCACCAGCGGCACCCCCACCAACAACACGCCCACCAACAACACGCCGCACAATCGGCCCGGCCCTTCGAATCCGCCTGGTGCTACAAACCCGACAAACGGACAGGTTCCCGGAACGACCACACCGACCGGACCGGGCTCGACAACACCCCAGAATCGGCCGACCACGCCTACAACCGGGCCGGTCGTGACGCCTGAGGCCGGAATGCAGGGAGCGCCGCCGGAATGGCCAAAGGTCACGCAGGGTCCGTACATCACCACCTCGGTGCCGAAGGACTGGCTGCTGCAAATCATCGTCGATCTTTCGAGCAACGGCAGCATCAATCCGGCGCTCTGGGTGCAGAGCAGCACGCCGTTTGTGTTCGACTCCATGACGATGGTTTTTCCGATCGTCGCGAATGCGAGCAACTCTCAGGTGAACATTTCGGGTGTTCGAAGTTGGCTGCGATTCGAAGGACACGATGTCATGACGGGCGGTTTCGCGAAGGAGTGGACGGCGGAGAATCCGGCGCCGGTTCTCCTCCGAACCATGGCCAACGGTCAGCTTTATCCGGCGGGCGTGATGCTGGGCAAGTGGTACTGGGAAAAGCAGAACACGCAGACAAAGACGGTTCAGTTGATGATCGAGATTCCGTCGACTTCGACGCGCACCTTCATCGACGACGCGGGCGCGTGCAAAGTGGAGTGGCCGAAGGGCCCGTGGCCGGAGATTGCCGCGGCGTGCTTCCAGCCGCAGATGTTCATCGATTGCGGGATCGACCCCGTGACGTACGAGATGAAGATGTACAACATGAAGCCGGTCCAGGACGCCGTGCGCGAATGGACCAACGGCAACCCGAAGGCCGTGACGCCTCACAAGCTGGCGAAGTATCTGACGCACAAAGTGGTGCACGGGATGATCCCGGGCCGACCCGATATTTACTGGGGGACGCTGCCCCAGTCGATCCTGGGCCTTGATCTGCTCGGCGCGCCGCTGGCTTTGCAGACCAGGCAGATCGGCGTGAAGGACATGGGAACGGTGCTCGTCGCGTGCATGCGCGAGGCGGGATTGCCCGCGCGACTGGTGTACGGCTATCAGGCGATGCAGGACGTCTCGGACGGGAACTCGCTCGTTCACTTTGCGAGCAACGACCGGTTCCGTTGCTGGGTTGAGTATTGCCTCTACGACGAAGCGAAGAAGACGGTCAACTGGGTACCGATCGACTATCAGCAGTTCCGATTCACCTCGAACGCGATGGGCAACCTCGATGAACCGTGGAATTACATCGGAACCCTGACGTATGCGGATTCGATGGTCCCCGTCGCGCTGCAGGCTTTCCCCCCCACGACCGTGATGGGCTACGGCTATCCGGCGTTGTGGGGCTGGGTGCTCATGCCCGGCGTGCCTGTGAATCTCGGGCAGCAGGTGACAGTGAGCACGAGCCGCGCGGGTACCTCGCCCCAGAACGCGAAGAAGAACCAGGGCGAGAGCAACAACCCGCCGAACCAGGTGCGGTGA
- a CDS encoding prepilin-type N-terminal cleavage/methylation domain-containing protein, whose product MRRAFTLIELLVVIAVIAVLIGVLLPGLAQARLTGRSLACLSKLKQIGVGVTLYFNDFRDTLPQTKGALPAGGTAVIGALFGGTSGTLPFYGINTTGADKRPLNKYVVSLDLKPAIKGEPRFELDAFRSPLDRGARNTGVPIPGFDSTESYYELVGSSYTLNDHALEGDEVPTLVPRTDTGDGGPMPFVGDTGKTWMIGTHPIYNFQSGGDRGSIWYHPSHIEANLLYVDMHARMRVRVPPGITNTTDDYTFLPLPESNTLK is encoded by the coding sequence GTGCGCCGCGCCTTCACCCTTATCGAACTCCTTGTCGTCATCGCCGTGATCGCGGTCCTGATCGGCGTGCTGCTTCCCGGTCTTGCACAGGCCCGCCTCACGGGGCGCTCGCTCGCCTGCCTCTCCAAGCTCAAGCAGATCGGCGTGGGCGTCACGCTCTACTTCAACGATTTCCGCGACACGCTGCCTCAAACAAAGGGCGCACTCCCCGCCGGCGGCACCGCCGTCATCGGCGCACTCTTCGGGGGCACCAGCGGCACGCTTCCCTTCTACGGCATCAACACCACCGGCGCCGACAAGCGACCGCTCAACAAGTACGTCGTATCGCTCGACTTGAAGCCCGCGATCAAGGGCGAACCTCGATTCGAGCTCGACGCGTTCCGCTCGCCTCTCGATCGCGGCGCGCGAAACACCGGCGTTCCTATTCCCGGATTCGACTCGACCGAGTCCTACTACGAACTCGTCGGCTCCAGCTACACGCTCAACGATCACGCGCTCGAAGGCGATGAGGTACCGACGCTCGTGCCGCGCACCGACACCGGCGACGGCGGCCCGATGCCCTTCGTCGGTGACACCGGAAAAACATGGATGATCGGCACGCACCCGATCTACAACTTTCAATCCGGCGGCGACCGCGGCAGCATCTGGTATCACCCTTCCCACATCGAGGCGAACCTGCTCTACGTCGATATGCACGCGCGCATGCGGGTGCGAGTTCCGCCGGGGATCACAAACACGACCGACGATTACACGTTCTTGCCTTTGCCCGAGTCGAACACACTCAAATAG
- a CDS encoding nucleoside monophosphate kinase, which produces MADDRYQTILLFGAPGAGKGTQGKILSTIPGFFHMSTGEMFRNIDINSDIGKIFFSYSSRGELVPDDVVIRLWSQTIHAYTTLSIYKPRADLLILDGLPRNVAQARLMHKYINVLRIVHLKCEDKEEMIKRLARRALKENRPDDAREEVIRRRWDVYERDTFPVLDFYPKNLVTEVNAVGAPANVLCKVLEAVAPVQDKHFRNPLADK; this is translated from the coding sequence ATGGCCGACGACCGCTACCAGACCATTCTCCTCTTCGGCGCACCGGGCGCCGGCAAGGGGACCCAGGGCAAGATCCTCTCGACGATCCCCGGCTTCTTCCACATGTCGACGGGCGAGATGTTCCGCAACATCGACATCAACTCCGACATCGGCAAGATCTTTTTCTCCTATTCATCCCGCGGCGAACTGGTTCCCGACGACGTCGTCATCCGGCTCTGGTCCCAGACCATCCACGCGTACACCACGCTCTCGATCTACAAGCCCCGCGCCGATCTGCTCATTCTTGACGGCCTGCCCCGCAACGTCGCGCAGGCGCGCCTCATGCACAAGTACATCAATGTGCTGCGCATCGTTCATCTCAAGTGCGAGGACAAGGAAGAGATGATCAAGCGCCTCGCCCGGCGCGCACTCAAGGAAAACCGCCCCGACGATGCGCGCGAAGAAGTGATCCGCCGGCGCTGGGACGTCTATGAGCGCGACACCTTCCCGGTACTGGATTTCTACCCGAAGAATCTCGTCACCGAAGTGAACGCCGTCGGCGCACCCGCCAACGTGCTCTGCAAAGTTCTCGAAGCCGTTGCGCCCGTGCAGGACAAGCACTTCCGCAATCCGCTCGCGGACAAATAG
- the pheS gene encoding phenylalanine--tRNA ligase subunit alpha — protein MLDLIESLERNGLAELGATTSADALENWRLAYLAGSGKLKAAMAGFKDVPKEQKPAVGARMNQVKAALEQAFEEKKAQIATAASAHVQRLDMTEPGFVSSQSMGRAHIITRVIDELCEVFGRMGFEVAEGPELEDDEHNFIKLNIPAGHPARDPADNFYVDDPRTTARPRMIRSQTSTVQVRVMEAAVKEGGGKLTRPIKIISPGRVYRPDTVDATHSFMFHQIEGLYLDRGVSMIDLKTTLLQFARAYFGEDAEVRLRPSYFPFTEPSAELDMKIRLRPDQPARWIELGGCGMVDPAVLEHCGIDPEEWTGFAFGFGIERIAMGRYSIPDIRLLFENDLRFLRQV, from the coding sequence ATGCTCGACCTGATCGAATCACTCGAAAGGAACGGCCTCGCCGAACTCGGTGCGACGACCTCCGCCGACGCGCTCGAGAATTGGCGCCTGGCGTATCTCGCCGGCAGCGGCAAGCTCAAGGCCGCGATGGCCGGGTTCAAGGACGTGCCGAAGGAGCAGAAGCCCGCCGTCGGCGCGAGGATGAATCAAGTCAAGGCGGCGCTCGAGCAGGCGTTCGAAGAAAAGAAGGCTCAGATCGCGACCGCCGCATCGGCGCACGTGCAGCGGCTGGACATGACCGAACCCGGTTTTGTTTCGAGCCAGTCGATGGGCCGCGCGCACATCATCACGCGCGTGATCGACGAACTCTGCGAAGTCTTCGGACGCATGGGTTTTGAAGTCGCCGAGGGGCCCGAGCTCGAAGATGACGAGCACAACTTCATCAAGCTCAACATCCCGGCCGGCCACCCCGCGCGCGACCCCGCGGACAATTTCTACGTCGATGACCCGCGCACGACCGCGCGCCCGCGCATGATCCGTTCGCAGACTTCGACCGTGCAGGTGCGCGTGATGGAAGCCGCCGTCAAGGAAGGCGGGGGCAAACTGACCCGCCCGATCAAGATCATCTCGCCCGGGCGCGTCTACCGGCCCGACACGGTCGACGCGACGCACTCGTTTATGTTCCATCAGATCGAGGGCCTCTACCTCGATCGCGGTGTTTCGATGATCGATCTCAAGACCACACTCCTGCAATTCGCGCGGGCCTATTTCGGTGAGGATGCCGAGGTTCGTCTGCGGCCTTCGTACTTCCCCTTTACCGAGCCGAGCGCCGAACTCGACATGAAGATCCGGCTCCGTCCCGATCAGCCCGCACGCTGGATCGAACTCGGCGGCTGCGGTATGGTCGATCCGGCCGTGCTCGAACACTGCGGCATCGATCCCGAGGAATGGACCGGGTTCGCGTTCGGATTCGGCATCGAGCGAATCGCGATGGGGCGCTATTCAATTCCCGACATCAGGCTGCTCTTCGAGAACGACTTGCGATTCCTCCGGCAGGTCTGA